The following proteins are encoded in a genomic region of Macrobrachium rosenbergii isolate ZJJX-2024 chromosome 31, ASM4041242v1, whole genome shotgun sequence:
- the LOC136855350 gene encoding uncharacterized protein isoform X2, with protein sequence MIIRDLLDAAKQLSSIHVGSKDWSGGPKKSVFESTKDFIEKSTLQSIADSQAAETETKDLIRSFNEMKDVLLVANEDIEGFKEMIEELKLSNENKVRDIDQCTELMGDRLHLVLQGEDDIKVFNAKVASVTDFTSNGPLLDETGAILDGVRGKIKELQDLVQKNKRDRDNFQKEILQMKARLRNLSHDIDSVSTFAVKTFEGKQRVAPVQIESKDRVSVTHLEEGDIPPRSFAIELESLMQGSSQMAFLDLAYATNHQGRIIISVVNEGNKARNFLHMCKGDMGPSYANSQVLDVNYKGRPGECVLMGVWDTWRPINESVIVRGGLGEGESEGDICRDAI encoded by the exons ATGATTATCAGAGACCTCCTTGATGCTGCAAAGCAACTTTCATCCATACATGTAGGATCCAAGGACTGGTCCGGAGGACCAAAGAAGTCTGTGTTTGAGTCTACTAAGGATTTCATTGAGAAATCTACTTTGCAAAGCATTGCTGACAGCCAGGCAGCAGAGACTGAAACTAAGGACCTCATTAGAAGCTTCAACGAAATGAAAGATGTCCTTCTTGTAGCTAATGAAGATATTGAGGGTTTTAAGGAAATGATAGAAGAATTGaagctttcaaatgaaaacaaagttaGAGACATTGATCAATGTACTGAGCTCATGGGGGATAGATTGCATCTTGTGCTCCAAGGTGAAGATGACATTAAAGTCTTTAATGCTAAAGTTGCATCTGTTACGGACTTTACTTCAAATGGACCTCTTCTTGATGAAACTGGAGCAATTTTGGATGGAGTTCGGGGAAAGATAAAGGAACTGCAGGATCTTGTTCAGAAGaacaaaagagacagagataatTTCCAGAag GAAATTCTCCAGATGAAAGCAAGGTTGAGGAATCTATCACATGACATAGACTCTGTCTCGACTTTTGCTGTGAAGACTTTCGAAGGGAAACAGCGGGTGGCTCCAGTCCAGATTGAGTCCAAGGACCGAGTCTCAGTGACTcatcttgaggaaggggatatCCCACCAAGAAGCTTTGCCATAGAG CTTGAATCCCTGATGCAAGGGTCTTCCCAAATGGCGTTCCTAGATCTGGCATATGCAACCAACCACCAAGGAAGGATCATAATCAGTGTAGTGAACGAAGGTAATAAAGCACGTAATTTTCTCCACATGTGTAAAGGTGATATGGGTCCTTCTTATGCCAACTCTCAGGTCTTAGATGTGAATTATAAGGGTAGGCCAGGTGAGTGTGTCCTCATGGGGGTATGGGACACCTGGAGGCCCATCAATGAAAGCGTTATTGTCAGGGGTGGATTGGGAGAGGGAGAGTCAGAGGGAGATATATGTCGAGACGCCATATAA
- the LOC136855350 gene encoding tripartite motif containing 13-like isoform X1, with the protein MEPSPLECKICCNEFSEDHCPRILPCSHVFCSRCIDELISTQKKQCPTCREGFTASSARGLMIIRDLLDAAKQLSSIHVGSKDWSGGPKKSVFESTKDFIEKSTLQSIADSQAAETETKDLIRSFNEMKDVLLVANEDIEGFKEMIEELKLSNENKVRDIDQCTELMGDRLHLVLQGEDDIKVFNAKVASVTDFTSNGPLLDETGAILDGVRGKIKELQDLVQKNKRDRDNFQKEILQMKARLRNLSHDIDSVSTFAVKTFEGKQRVAPVQIESKDRVSVTHLEEGDIPPRSFAIELESLMQGSSQMAFLDLAYATNHQGRIIISVVNEGNKARNFLHMCKGDMGPSYANSQVLDVNYKGRPGECVLMGVWDTWRPINESVIVRGGLGEGESEGDICRDAI; encoded by the exons GAGCCCAGTCCCCTGGAGTGTAAAATCTGCTGCAATGAGTTCAGTGAAGATCACTGCCCCAGGATCCTCCCTTGTTCCCACGTGTTCTGCAGCCGTTGCATTGATGAGCTCATCTCGACCCAGAAGAAACAATGTCCCACCTGTAGGGAGGGATTCACAGCCAGTTCAGCTAGAGGCCTTATGATTATCAGAGACCTCCTTGATGCTGCAAAGCAACTTTCATCCATACATGTAGGATCCAAGGACTGGTCCGGAGGACCAAAGAAGTCTGTGTTTGAGTCTACTAAGGATTTCATTGAGAAATCTACTTTGCAAAGCATTGCTGACAGCCAGGCAGCAGAGACTGAAACTAAGGACCTCATTAGAAGCTTCAACGAAATGAAAGATGTCCTTCTTGTAGCTAATGAAGATATTGAGGGTTTTAAGGAAATGATAGAAGAATTGaagctttcaaatgaaaacaaagttaGAGACATTGATCAATGTACTGAGCTCATGGGGGATAGATTGCATCTTGTGCTCCAAGGTGAAGATGACATTAAAGTCTTTAATGCTAAAGTTGCATCTGTTACGGACTTTACTTCAAATGGACCTCTTCTTGATGAAACTGGAGCAATTTTGGATGGAGTTCGGGGAAAGATAAAGGAACTGCAGGATCTTGTTCAGAAGaacaaaagagacagagataatTTCCAGAag GAAATTCTCCAGATGAAAGCAAGGTTGAGGAATCTATCACATGACATAGACTCTGTCTCGACTTTTGCTGTGAAGACTTTCGAAGGGAAACAGCGGGTGGCTCCAGTCCAGATTGAGTCCAAGGACCGAGTCTCAGTGACTcatcttgaggaaggggatatCCCACCAAGAAGCTTTGCCATAGAG CTTGAATCCCTGATGCAAGGGTCTTCCCAAATGGCGTTCCTAGATCTGGCATATGCAACCAACCACCAAGGAAGGATCATAATCAGTGTAGTGAACGAAGGTAATAAAGCACGTAATTTTCTCCACATGTGTAAAGGTGATATGGGTCCTTCTTATGCCAACTCTCAGGTCTTAGATGTGAATTATAAGGGTAGGCCAGGTGAGTGTGTCCTCATGGGGGTATGGGACACCTGGAGGCCCATCAATGAAAGCGTTATTGTCAGGGGTGGATTGGGAGAGGGAGAGTCAGAGGGAGATATATGTCGAGACGCCATATAA